A window of Drosophila sulfurigaster albostrigata strain 15112-1811.04 chromosome X, ASM2355843v2, whole genome shotgun sequence genomic DNA:
TATTAACTTTTCCTTTTCAACATCAAACGATGTGCACAGTATCCAAATCGAAGCTTCAAtgatgaaaaatgttttgttaaagcgtttttgtaaaaaaaaaagaaggtaCGCGCTCTCATCACAATGTGACGCCACAACACTCGGCAGCAAACTAAAATTGCGTTCGcattaaatgtatgtattgaCCTTCTAGCAAGAATCGAAACAGACGACGAGTGAGCAAGCAATCCATGAATTCGTCTCAAACAGAGCTAGCTTATCGTTGTTtacttttcgattttttaagtCGTCTGCCTCCTTGTTATGTTTCTGCTGCCTTTTCTTCGCCGTTCAGTCGACGACTACGACTTCAGCGGTCAGTCTCTGATCGTTGTCGACAGCTGACGTGTGGCGTGAACGAATGGAAAATTGACAGAGACGCAAGACAAAatagtattttgaaaatactgCGACCTTCCCTTAATACTAATAGATTGAAGGGGCACACTCTTTTCCACTCAATAGATTAGATAGAtagctaaataataatactcatGCTTGAAggtaaaaatatgtattatatttttctcaaTAGCAAATTATTGAAGTTAATAATAACTTCATGTACTGGGTTTATGAATTTGATACTCTGCTTgcacagttttattttttatatgataCAAAGAAAGAGTAATACGATCATTATAAGGTTACTATTTTCCTACCcatatttacttttgcttttccgACGTCTTTTGAAGTTCAGTATGAAATATGAAGTcgaaattattttagttttcttgtttgtgtgtttgtagcTTGTAAATTTCCCTTTGTTTATAATTGATaagtcaaataataatttactcaTCAGTTTTCTTAATAGGTTGATCAATGTTAAAACATATGAAATTGCAAGCAATTCAAATTGCAGAAAATGcaagagttttttttattctcgAGACGATGGCCTTAGTTGCTAGCACtcccttcttttagttattatattattttgtataataatttataaaataaataaataaatataataaataatgttttttagCTTTACTTTATTGACCTTGTACTTTAGATTTTAGACAGTTAATATTCCATAGCACCAAAAACACAGTTATCatgacatattttaatatatttgaagtGTCACCTTTGCCCCTTATAAAATCCCATAAGAAAATATCTTTGCATGTGAAATGTGGAAATATCGGCGAACATTTATCGGTACAGTTTATCACTCACCACATGTTTATCGAGGTAAGACCCAAACGAAGCTCACCACaaccacaaaatgaaaaattactgacagttttaaatttatatatgattGGATGACTCCcttgtttataattaattggTTACATTTATATGTTCTACATCGGAGCGGCTGCGTATTATTAGGAAATTCTATCAATTTCTTATTTGGTATTATATGAGTGCAATCTCCAAATTGTTAGCGGCTCCACAATTTATCTAGTCCGATTAATGCCACAACTTTCAAAACTTAGTTGTGACCAAGTTCATAAATTTTGCGCCTCGATATATGTATcaaaattagaatttttaatatcCAAAGTCCAGCAATCGCTAAGGATGAATATCAATGTCGTCCCAATACTATGCAGAAGTCCAGACGGTCCAAGGAAATCAATTCTTTTCTGGCGAGCCTCATCATCCACACGCTTGCGATCGCAACCTCCATGGTGAAATTCTTGTCATGGGGGTATTTCTTAGATATCGAATCAGTTTTCGTGCACAGTTATTTTAACGATATACAGTGCCGAACATTAGTGGATACATGTTTGACACTTCTGACTTTAAGATGATGTAAAATTCGCAAAAATATGTTCATcgatttaatttctttttttccaataatctttaattatttcaattatatatagaaaaaactaatttacaaaaaataagttgcatatacatatacatatatatatacagtagattccggttataacgacttTCAAGGGATCGACCATTTTACGTCGTTATAACCGGAGGACGCACTAACCGGaaggagcaaaaaaaattgttttttgtttattttatggttgccaGTTCGTAATAGGcttctaaaataaaacaaattaatttttaaataaaaaaaaagttttttgaGACATTTTGCGGGTGTAATGCACAAGTGGTCGAGCTTAAACTAAATGACCTCTTCATTGCGCATTTTGCGCATTAACTCACATTTGGCGAAATTACGCATtcaaaaagcagaaaaaactAGAAATATAACGGAATAGGCTATGTGGTCTGCACACGCACGCTGTAAACATTTGTGTGACGTCAGCATTGCACTTcgactgtctctctctctaacaGCAGCGTTGCTAAGGCGACGGCTAAGACGGACAGAGAGAGTCTAAGGGCTTCGTGTCGCTGATACGCACACAAGCAAGGGCGCCGATCACtgataaatacatacatttctaatTACGCCGTTTGATgcttaaatttgttggcaattttacgctgaatttttttttcgtcgctATATCCGGTTGAATTCTGAAAAATTTCGTCGGTATAAGCGGTTAGTCGCTAAAAGCGGAGACGTTGTAAGCGGAGGCGCTTTCATATAACGCGCGTCGgtcttaaaaatataagtttgtatggggaccaacCAAGCCATCGAGTTTTCGTCGTAATAACCGGTCGGACGCTATAAGCGGAGTCGTtttaaccggattctactgtatatttttttaattaaaaaaaatgccaaaaacagcCTGTTTTACGTTTGGGctttttcatattaaaatatacaggcatgctccggttttcacttttagttttcgttttcgttttgggaccaaaaccgagattttcgtttttaggtgctccggttttcacacgTTATTGGTCATCGTTTTGCTATCGGaacgtttcattttttactgctaaaacagctgacttgtgttttggttaaaagtaaacaacgcTAAAAAAATGTCTTTGGTATGTCCAATTTCGTGCGTGGATTGGATAAGGATAAGGACATAAGGATTTTTTTATCCTGCatagtttatttatgcttcccctgaatgaaatatatttgccttttgtcttttttgcaaagaaagattttaaactttctttaaaaaaatcagttgaacggcaatcagctgtttcccACAAAAAATGGGGATGCCAcctttttaatgcatttcatttcggttattccaacaattttttttataaaattttaacgtataagtaattaaattaaataaattaatttttaaaaaacaaattttacccaacttcaacaaatttatcgcCATCCGtttgattatacaagtatttttaacttgctttttcattCTATCAAAAGTATGGCAGCTTAGGCGATAACTCATGGTGTCGGACTTATCGgtcgttttcaaaacgaaaacgaaaaccgaaagtgaaaaccggagcatgcctgataattttttttaatatttggtcCAAAGGGTTAATCTTTAATTACACTTTTAATGTGTATAGGCAtataattaacttaattttgcataatttcttCTGGAATTTTTGTTCGCTCCGTTTGTATCCTGGGTCAAAGGTCATCAGACCCCTGTGATGAACTTTCGTACTTTACCAGCCGTTTTTTTTGCAGATCTCATTGATTTTTAACAGGATTCAGATCCAGACTCTAAGCTGGTCACTGCATTAGCTAAAAACTTTGATTGGTCAGCTGATTTGTCACGATTTTAGCCGGGTGTTTGGGGTCTCCATCTTGTCAAAGAACCTTTTCACCTATGGGATGAGCACTTTTGTCAACGAAAGCTACGAAATTTTGTTCCAAAATATCAAGATCTTTCGAATAATGCCATCGATTTTCACCAACTGCCCCTGGCTTCATCACGTGACACGGTCCCACACCATCAAGGACCGTCCTCCATGCCTCATGGTTTACTTAACGTGATATTTTTCATGTGGTCGGTATCAGTAGTACTCCTTGCCATTGGACTGAAAGCGGTTTATTTCGATCTCGTCTCAGAGGGAGCAGGTTTTTTTCGTTGAAAGTGATGATGTCAGTCCAATGCTGTGCAGATCTCTGCGTGCTGACGATAATTTATGGACTTGTTTATGGTAGAAGGATTAAGGATTATCTTCTACTTTATGGTCATAAGGTGCTCAATAGCCCCCCGTTAGGGACCGTGGTCACTTTGCGTCATTTTTCTGATTTGGAGAACAGTTCGTGGACAAACACCTAACGATTTGGTGACGTCCCACCCGGACTTGCTCTCATTAGTcatttccacaattttattttccaagTTTGGTggaattttttcttttttatagaaattaaagATTATCACAAAAGACGATCAATATGCGtccattttaataattaaatggtGCTTAACACAAAGTAACATAACAATAATATCGAAATTTTCGGGTTTCCACTATTTAACAGAagttaaaattagaaaaaatgttaaaaaaaacataaaaaagcccaaatttgaaaaaggttatttttggcattttttatataatttttttttttaaatataaactacttttttttttgaaaattttttctttttatatatattaaaataattaaagactattggaaaaaaaaattaaatcgattaacatatttttacgAATTTTACATCAACTTAAAGTCAGAAGTGTATCCACTAGTGCTCGGCACTGTATATCTTCAAATTGTCAACGCATTGATCGTTATCTCGATTacaaaatcaaagcaatgAATCCAAATTCTGATTAGTTATAGTTGAGAATGTTTGAAGTCTTCATACAGTGCAGTCAATGTTTTAAatgattatataataaatttaattaacaacatatttatatgttgttgcattttaagGGAACTTAGTGATTTTCACTTGAGTTTCCactttttaaaaacatattaataaattattatcattatattaatattaatattacagTTAATTAAACATcacaattttgtatattcgCACTTGTACTTAATTACATGATAAAAGACTGAATAGAAATATGATCACGATCGATGAAAGACGAAACCTCGTCATTCAATAAGACTCTAAGTGTAATTATTGCTTGCTTTCAGAGGCaagaaaaaattattatagtatGTAAGTGTTCCCGGAATTGATTTCATCACAAActctaaaaaatttaaaagcgaAGTGCTTAACAATTTGAAGCTTTTCGTATACCATCCAGGGTCTAGACATTatctaaaaaatttaaaagcaaagtGCTTAAAATTTGAAGCTTTTCGTATACCATTCAGGGTCTAGTCATTAATCTTAGCTAGATCGAAATACTTCAAAAAACATGAGTTTTTTCTGAAAGACTCCGATTACAgaaaattctaattttaatttaaatataacacttaacattttattgccaaatataatcaaattaataaaacaaatattttatttaaagtaattgtATAATAAGTAATTTATCAAGAGCTCAAACCTTTTAatttggataaaataaaaggaTAAGCCATTTATGTATATTCgttttaaaacttaaatacaTGGTTTTACAGCTTTCGATCGCATACCGTGTACTTCAAGCTTAAGCAgacgcaacacacacacacacacacacacacacacacacacacacacacacacacacacacacacactcacatacttCTCACttgcaagaaaaaaaaaagcagcgacGGAGAAACGTGAAAAAGGGGAAGAAAAAAATGCCGCGAcgcatttaataattatacatatatactatacatacgtacatacatatattgaatttTGATACGCGTAATAAATCACCACACGACCAAGTGCAATATGtgcataaagaaaatatttgtttatgcttTACTTACCATTAAGGGCTGGGtgctgaatttttttttaaaatcacTTCTAATACATGTGCACTTGTGTGTGCTAGCGCAgcgttgttgttcttgttgtcacTTCTGCCGTTAACCGCGCGAATCGCGTGATGCGTACACTTCAAAAGTTGCAGCTCAACTGACGAAAATCGTGCACACATTTAGTGAGCAAAAGCGCTCTCTTGAAGACAGCAAGAGAGCATGCAATTGTGACGTCACAGCGGACAAAGACAatgttaaatacatatgtatgtattcatttattatctATAAGTAATCGAAatcaataatttcataaaatatatttatgccgatttgtttcaattgttaatttaacgcatacgaaaaatattaaatatgtacatacaaacattttctttCGCAAGCACATTCTCACACATCTTCATAttatgtacgtgtgtgtgtgtatgtatacataaatttgttgctgtaattCGCCGCAACGCGTTGTTTTCAATTCGCCGCaagcagtgtgtgtgtgagaggtGATTGTGTTTTTGTTCCTGCTATTGCTTCTTCCTTGTGAACTGAAAATTAGCGCTCTTTACGTTCAGTTTCCATTTGCGCTTTGCTCTTGCAAGTACAGTTGTGTCGTTGTGTTATTAGTGTAGTGGACAAAAATGGTGTGACTTTATTGATCTTTCTTTCTGCATTTTCGCAGTTGGCATATCAACAGTGATGCCACAGTGGCAATTTTGTGGCTAAGCTGGCCACTTTTTGAGTAAACTAGCTATTTCATACGAAACAAAGCTAAAAGGGGAAGATGAGCAGTCAGTTGATATTCATCCGCTGACTGGATTACATCTCGGCTGcgcaaatttgaaaatctatTCTATTTAATCAAAACcggaataataaaattcatttattcagAATGTCGGAATTTTTGCGCAAGAATTCTCGCGCTCTGCCCTTGATCTCAATTTCGGACACTACAATAAttgataacaaaataaaacagtgtacatatttgtaaattatttcagAACTATTATATTACTTCGACAAAAAGCATTGGGACTGGGCCAATTTTATTTCCACGAACTTTGGACACCGAATAATGTCAAAAATTGATCCTCGATCGATGGAAAGGATCAGTGAAAATGACTTGAAAAAAACCTTTTGGGTTTAATGGGAAcgaaaaaaagaggaaaattAACCAAAATAAGTAATTGGATGGACGAAGAATTATATTCCGGAACAtaacttagtatattttaaatactccAAACTATTGtgtatgaaataaatttcgaaaaataaattaagattttaaaGTCCCAATACTTTTTACCCACAATATGTAGACaatatacagtagaatccggaaCATAAATATCCGTCCGGTTTTTGAGACGAAAACTCCAAACTATTgtgtatacaaattaaatttcgaaaacattaattagttgattttttgtaaagtaaaccaaaatttttcaactttttgtaCGGATATAACACTTGATAGTCATAtgattctatatatatatatatatatatgcatatatcgGTTATATTTACTAAAATCGATTAAGTACATCATTAGTGCTTATTTAAGAGAGtcatttattaacattttgcaaTCAATCAAAACAACTTAATAGCGATAGTTCTTCTCtaagcttttaatttaaaaaaaacttgcaaagatcgaaatgaaattttgttcTTTCGCTGCATATAACCGATATGCGCAGTATAAGGTACAATTGGGCAAGTCTGTGTACTTGGCTATAGCTTGTACACAGCTCACAGACTTATGAATAGATcattttttacaaaaataataaagatcAATTACTATATTACATgcgatacaaaaaaaaaaaaaaaaaaacgttttatatatatagaatacgATTAATGTCTATGTCTAGATAGATATCGAtatgcatatagtatatataacatatgcAGCAGAAAGCACTTGTCGACGGGGTGGAGAGATTTGTGTGTTGTCTAATACTACATggacgaagaagaagaggaaggaGTCTACAGTCTGCTGCTCTCGGCGGCGCCATTGTGACGAGCTGGCATCGACTTGTCGTAGCCATTGTTCGACATCTGCAGATGCTGAGGCTGCAGCTGGGCAGGACGACCATTGGCAGCGGGCAGTGTTTCGTCCACGCTGAACACCGAGTTGTCATGTCCGTGCATGGGACGAGCATTGAGAACAGCATCGCCGCCGAGTCCCTTGTGCTGCGACTCCTGGGCGGCAACGACCTCCTCTGTCTTGGGCTTGCCCTCCAGCAGGAAGCAAGTGATGAGGAAAAGAATTGAGCctgtaaatatatgtattagtTGCAATCCAAAAGATGGTGTGAAAATCAAACTTACTGATGCCATAGAAGCCCGAGTAGAAGATCATAATGGAGCCGCGATAGCCGAGCATCTTGGCAACGGGATCCACAAGAATGGGCAGATTGCCGCCAATGTTGTTCATCACAAAGAGGAAGACGCCAATGGTCGAGGAGCGCACACGCAACGGGACAATCTCGACGACAATGGCAAACACAATACCGAACCACATTTCGGCAAAGAAATAGCTCAGGCCCAGCGTGATCATGGCCCACAAGGGATCAAAGTAGACGGAACCAAAGGCGGGCAGCGTGGCAATCAATTGACTAAGCGCAAGGACAAAGGCACGCGATCTGATGCCCATTTTGGCGACAATCTTGTCGGAAACAATGCCACCGACAACGACACCGAcgctgccaatgccaatggTGACGGCAAAGAGCCACCAGCCGAGATCGACATCGGGGAAGTAGGTGTTGTAATAGAGATCCGCATTGTAGGCAAACGTCATGCCACCGCAGTGACGTATGGAGGCGGCAATCATCAGCATAATCATGGCAGGACTCTTGATCACCTGCCACAATGTGACGGGTTTACCGCTGGCCGTTTGACGATCTCCCTCACCGATTGCCTTCCGTTCCGGTTCCTTCAGCGTTGATCCAGTGAGTGCGGCCACAATGACGGTCAGGACACCGGCACCCAGATAACACACACGCCAGCCCAAGTCGAAGAAGTTGAGCTTGGTAATGTAACGACCCACGGGGAAGGCAATGCCATAGCCGCCATAGATGCCCCAGTTGAAGATGGCCATGACCAAAGCGCGTTTGCTTTCCGGGAAAATATCGGACATAATTCCGGTGGCGAGGGGATTGCAACCGGACTCACCGGCTGCCATTATCATGCGCAATATCACCAGATGCCAATACTGCTTAACGGTGCCCTGCAGGAAGATCGCAATGCCATAGATCACCGTGCACACGGTGAGCATCTTCACACGATTGTATTTGTCGGCCGCAAATCCCATGAAGACACCGGCTATGGTGAAGACCAGAATGAATGTGGGACCCGCAAGAATCTGATAATCGATGCCCAGGCCATTGTAGTTCCATTCGCAGTAGCCGGTGCCATTGAGATCGAGAGCATAGCAACTTGTCTCGTTCTTGACGTCGCCGCATTGCGTTGTCAGCTCGTGACGACTGAACATGCTGTTGTTCTGCTGACACCCATGATCACCGTAGTCCAGCTCAATGGCGGTCTGCTTGGAGGTGACACCGATCAGATAATGACCCAGCTCGCCCAGGATATAGCCGATGGTCAGTATGCCCAGCACATAGGCATTGTAACAGCCGCTTAGTCTGTCCAGAACCGGAATCATTGTGACTGCAATGAGAGGAAAAAGGAGGAGGAAAAGCGAATGAGTAACAATTTATGGCAGCTTAGGGAGAGAAACGGGATAAAATAACGCAAGAaatttgagttgagttttacgtaaaagaatatttacaatattttatgaagAAGGTGGAAagtaatatatacatatagaaaatatatttaaaatatagtaaacggtatactttttatgatttgcaacatttaaattcttattacGTAAAgcaatttttacttttcttcATGAAGTATACCgataaatatacctaatatataccaaatacataaaacaatatttagtatattttacgaGGTAAGCGGAAAACGACTTGATTGTTCAAGTATACTgataaatatacctaaaatatattaaacggtaaaattcttaataagaaaagcaaaattgtGCTAAAGCGTCTTGatccataaaatataccaaaagattcatttggtattttagcGAAAAGATCGAATAAAGAGAGCAAACATCAGATGgatcttaaataatatacctgGAAGTAAATGGGatgaacaaaataataacgtaagcaatttaaattcgGAGATAGCAACACAAAGTTTGAGCAAAGTGAGAGATAggaatatatacaaaaatcattttaatgagATTACGAAAATACAAGAGTCTCAAATGCTGTCTTGGAAGAAGAATAAACTAAACTGCTCTCTTAGCTTTGTTTTCGCTATCTCTGCTAAGTGTTTAAACAGAGCATCGAGGGTAGAAAGTCCATTGTGCTCAGCGATTGTGCTCGTTCGCTCACTTTGTATAGAAGACAACAAGCAATGCCCCCCATTTGTAATCAGAGACTCAACACATGTGGCTCAGGTACTCGTCGTTGTGTTATAATCAAGCATCGCGACATAATGACAAACAATGAAGAGACGTCTAATTAATGACTTGTTACCTGTTACCTTGTCTCTTTCCTTGCCTTTCCCTTCACTTAGCTATTGCCGCCTCGCAAggcaatcaaatttaattgatccAAAAAAGATGCAAATCGTGACTGGAATCGCGTCGGTCGAGCGACAGATTTAGCGCCATAATTCTTGACTTGAATGAAAGTGAAGGCGTTTCCcccacattgcgtatacgcgatGTGTGCGCTGAATACTCTAATAAAGCTTCATGCTTTTAGCGATGATATGAACAATAGCTTAAAAGCTCACACAATTGGTTGATATATTCGATTGA
This region includes:
- the LOC133848280 gene encoding putative metabolite transport protein HI_1104; translated protein: MIPVLDRLSGCYNAYVLGILTIGYILGELGHYLIGVTSKQTAIELDYGDHGCQQNNSMFSRHELTTQCGDVKNETSCYALDLNGTGYCEWNYNGLGIDYQILAGPTFILVFTIAGVFMGFAADKYNRVKMLTVCTVIYGIAIFLQGTVKQYWHLVILRMIMAAGESGCNPLATGIMSDIFPESKRALVMAIFNWGIYGGYGIAFPVGRYITKLNFFDLGWRVCYLGAGVLTVIVAALTGSTLKEPERKAIGEGDRQTASGKPVTLWQVIKSPAMIMLMIAASIRHCGGMTFAYNADLYYNTYFPDVDLGWWLFAVTIGIGSVGVVVGGIVSDKIVAKMGIRSRAFVLALSQLIATLPAFGSVYFDPLWAMITLGLSYFFAEMWFGIVFAIVVEIVPLRVRSSTIGVFLFVMNNIGGNLPILVDPVAKMLGYRGSIMIFYSGFYGISSILFLITCFLLEGKPKTEEVVAAQESQHKGLGGDAVLNARPMHGHDNSVFSVDETLPAANGRPAQLQPQHLQMSNNGYDKSMPARHNGAAESSRL